From Saccharomyces kudriavzevii IFO 1802 strain IFO1802 genome assembly, chromosome: 13, a single genomic window includes:
- the FPR3 gene encoding peptidylprolyl isomerase FPR3 (similar to Saccharomyces cerevisiae FPR4 (YLR449W) and FPR3 (YML074C); ancestral locus Anc_4.342), which translates to MSHMLPLATYSLNVEPYTPVPAIDVTMPITIRITMAALNPEAIDEESKPSTLRIIKRNPDFEDDDFLGGDFDEDEIDEESSAEEEEEVETKNNKKTKGKKAESDSDEDEDDDEDEDDEFQESVLLTLSPEGQYQQTLDLTIAPEEEIQFIVTGSYAISLSGNYVKHPFDTPMGDEDEDEDEDADIYDSEDYDLTPDEDEIIGDVLDDEEEEEVRIEEVQEEEEEEEEEEEEEEPKPEPKKSKKEKKRKHEEKEENKKAKKVKKVEFKKDLEEGPTKPKSKNEGEKEKPKTKVLEGGIVIEDRTTGDGPQAKRGARIGMRYIGKLKNGKVFDKNTSGKPFAFKLGRGEVIKGWDVGVAGMCVGGERRIVIPAPYAYGKQALPGIPANSELTFDVKLVSMKN; encoded by the coding sequence ATGTCTCACATGCTACCATTAGCCACCTACAGTTTGAATGTTGAACCATACACTCCGGTTCCAGCTATCGATGTAACGATGCCCATCACCATCCGTATCACTATGGCCGCTTTGAACCCTGAGGccattgatgaagagaGCAAGCCATCAACTTTAAGAATCATCAAGAGAAACCcggattttgaagatgatgactTCTTGGGCGGTGATTTTGATGAGGACGAAATAGACGAAGAATCCtctgctgaagaagaagaagaagtagaaactaaaaataataagaaaacTAAGGGCAAGAAGGCTGAAAGCGACAgcgatgaagatgaagatgatgatgaagacgaggaCGACGAGTTCCAGGAATCTGTCCTTTTGACTTTGTCTCCAGAAGGCCAATACCAGCAGACCTTGGATTTAACCATTGCtcctgaagaagaaattcagTTTATTGTCACTGGCTCTTATGCCATCTCTTTGAGCGGTAACTATGTCAAACATCCATTCGACACCCCAATGGgagatgaagacgaagacgaagatgaagatgctGACATTTATGACAGCGAAGATTACGACTTGACACCGGACGAGGACGAAATTATTGGTGATGTTCTGGATgacgaggaagaagaagaggttCGTATTGAGGAAgtccaagaagaagaagaagaagaagaagaagaagaagaagaagaagaacctAAACCAGAACCtaagaaaagcaaaaaggaaaagaagagaaaacacgaagaaaaggaagaaaataagaaagctaaaaaagtgaagaagGTTGAGTTCAAGAAGGATTTAGAAGAGGGCCCAACGAAGCCtaaaagcaaaaatgaaggagaaaaagaaaaaccaaaGACTAAAGTGTTGGAAGGTGGTATAGTAATTGAAGACCGTACGACCGGTGACGGTCCGCAAGCCAAGAGAGGTGCAAGAATCGGCATGAGATACATTGGTAAGCTAAAGAACGGCAAGGTGTTTGACAAAAACACTAGCGGAAAACCATTCGCCTTCAAGCTTGGCCGTGGTGAAGTTATCAAAGGTTGGGACGTCGGTGTTGCCGGTATGTGTGTTGGCGGCGAACGTAGGATCGTCATTCCAGCCCCATACGCCTACGGTAAGCAAGCCCTACCGGGCATTCCTGCCAATTCTGAATTAACATTCGATGTTAAACTGGTTtctatgaaaaattga